From Micromonospora echinaurantiaca:
ATCGGGCGACCAGGGAGTGCGGGCCGGGTGGGGCGGGCGACCAGGCGGCCGGTGGCGTGCGGGCGGGCGCCCCGGTCGCTGGCCTGCGCGGGCAGCTTCAACAACTGGCCGGCGCGGATCCGGTCCGGGTCGTCCAGCCGGTTGAGCCGCGCCAACTCCCGGTAGTCGCCGAACTCGCCCAGGTACCGCTCGGCGACGGCACCGAGGTAGTCCCCCTTCGCCACCCGGTAGACGGGCGTGCCGGCACCCGGCGCCCGGCTCCCCGACCCGCCCGCGCCGGGCGACAGCGCGCCCGACCCGCCCGCGCCGGGCGACAGCGCGGGCGACGCGATCGAGTACCAGGCGGCTTCGGACGCCGACGGTGGGACCGATGCCGGCACCAGCGGCGCGACCGCGGCCGGGGCCGCCGGCTGGGCGTACGGCTGCATGGTGGCCGTGGCGGCGCTCGCCGCCGGCGCGGTGGCGACGATCAGCGCGACCGACCCGACCAGCGCGGCGGCCGCGCGCTGCTGGCGGCTCATCCCGGGCAGCCGGGGCGCCGGTCGGCGCAGCGCCTGCGCCCCCAGTTCGACCAGCACGGAGAGGGCGAAGCTGGCCCAGCCCAACCAGCCGGCCAGCGCCAGCGCCCGCAGGAAGAGCCGGCCGTCGTCGCGGCTGGTCAGGGTGGCGCCGATCTCGCCGACGGTGGGCACGTGGTCGGGCAGCGGGTTGCCGGCGAGAGCGAGCAGCGCCACCGGCCCGCCGACCAGCACCGCGCAGAGCACGACGAGCGCGACGAACCCGGTCAGGATCCGTCCGGTCCGCCGTGCCACGGAGCGACCCGATGCGGCCATGGCTGCCTTCCTTCCCTACGGCGCCTCGGTGAGCGCCCGCGCGGTGGCCTCCCCGGAGACGGTGACGGTGTCGTCAAAGCCGAAGAGGCCGAGCATGGACCTGCGGTAGGTGACGGTGACCTCGACCCGGACGAGGGTCTCGCCGTCGACGGTCGGGAAGCTCACCGTGTGCCGGGTCGCGCCGGCCGCGGCGAGGTAGTCGGCTATCGCCCGGCGCGCCTGGGGCTGGTTGATCCGCTTCGGCCCGCCCTCGATCGCGGTGGCCCGGTCGATGGCCTGGCCGCCCGTCCGGGCCGCCTCGGCGGCGAGGTTGTCGGCCCGCTGCAGGGTGCGTAGCTGCCCCGCGCCGTCGAAGGCGAGACCGATGATCGCCAGGACGCCGACCATCGTCACGGCGAGGAACACGCTCACCCGGCCGGTGTCGTCGGCGCGGCGGGCGTTCATCCCCGGCTCCGGTAGCGGTCCAGCGGCGAGGTGAAGCTCGCCGCCACCCGGTTCCCGGCCGGCAT
This genomic window contains:
- a CDS encoding LysM peptidoglycan-binding domain-containing protein: MAASGRSVARRTGRILTGFVALVVLCAVLVGGPVALLALAGNPLPDHVPTVGEIGATLTSRDDGRLFLRALALAGWLGWASFALSVLVELGAQALRRPAPRLPGMSRQQRAAAALVGSVALIVATAPAASAATATMQPYAQPAAPAAVAPLVPASVPPSASEAAWYSIASPALSPGAGGSGALSPGAGGSGSRAPGAGTPVYRVAKGDYLGAVAERYLGEFGDYRELARLNRLDDPDRIRAGQLLKLPAQASDRGARPHATGRLVARPTRPALPGRPIPGRTAPEQPAPGKAAAGQQAPGQTTPGRVAQGKAGSGQAVEGSAGATQGRPGAAPPEAQAPGGAPVTVGAARAGEADRMNRPLAVAAVLTVASIVGAQVGAVLGLRRRPATVRADSSGLGGTARRRGGAVRGARSGRGQARAHASAAGELPVGRHRRD